Proteins encoded by one window of Aliivibrio wodanis:
- a CDS encoding glutamate synthase, small subunit: MGKPTGFLEHGRELPKKLDPTVRIQDNKEFVLNDEFADKIGTQASRCMDCGVPFCHNGCPIGNIIPEFNDAVYRDSWEEAWKILSSTNNFPEFTGRVCPAPCESACVLGINQDPITICNIEKTIVETAYREGYAQPKKPRSRTGKTVAIIGSGPAGLAAAEQLNSAGHSVTVYERDEKVGGLLRFGIPDFKLGMDIIDRKINLMADAGIKFEVNAHIGVDINALQLRQDFDVVLLTGGSTVPRDLPIPGRELNGVHFAMEFLGQNNRRANNMDLKTKEIHAKGKHVVVIGGGDTGSDCVGTSNRHGAASITQVEIMPIPPEKRPANMPWPQYPMIMKTTTSHEEGCERHWNILTKEFISDDAGNVTGLRIADIVWQDAKPGERPGFDEVAGSERVIPCDQAFLAMGFLHPEPTGVLAQLDIKLDDRGNVATDGYATNQKGVFAAGDMRTGQSLIVRCINEGRECSREVDAYLMGNSNLEAKADSLMLSAS, encoded by the coding sequence ATGGGTAAGCCTACTGGATTTTTAGAACATGGTCGTGAGCTACCAAAGAAACTCGACCCAACAGTTCGAATTCAAGACAATAAAGAATTTGTATTGAATGATGAATTTGCTGACAAGATTGGCACACAAGCATCACGTTGTATGGATTGTGGTGTTCCGTTTTGTCACAACGGTTGCCCTATTGGTAACATCATTCCTGAGTTTAATGATGCGGTATATCGTGATAGCTGGGAAGAAGCGTGGAAGATCTTAAGTTCAACCAATAACTTCCCAGAGTTCACAGGCCGAGTGTGTCCTGCTCCTTGTGAAAGTGCCTGTGTTCTTGGTATTAACCAAGACCCAATCACTATCTGTAATATCGAAAAAACGATTGTAGAAACCGCGTACCGTGAAGGGTACGCGCAACCTAAAAAACCTCGTTCTCGTACAGGTAAAACGGTTGCTATTATCGGTTCTGGTCCTGCTGGTTTAGCCGCGGCTGAACAATTAAACAGTGCTGGTCATTCTGTAACTGTATACGAGCGAGATGAAAAAGTTGGTGGTCTACTACGCTTTGGTATTCCTGACTTCAAGTTAGGTATGGACATCATTGATCGTAAAATCAACTTAATGGCTGATGCCGGTATCAAATTTGAAGTTAATGCTCACATTGGTGTCGATATTAATGCACTGCAATTACGCCAAGATTTCGATGTCGTTCTACTCACTGGTGGCTCTACTGTGCCAAGAGATCTACCAATTCCAGGACGTGAACTCAATGGCGTTCACTTTGCGATGGAATTCTTAGGTCAAAATAACCGTCGTGCTAATAACATGGATCTTAAAACTAAAGAGATCCATGCTAAAGGCAAGCATGTTGTTGTTATTGGTGGTGGCGATACGGGTTCTGACTGTGTAGGTACGTCGAATCGTCATGGCGCAGCAAGCATTACTCAGGTTGAGATCATGCCGATCCCACCAGAGAAACGCCCTGCAAATATGCCTTGGCCTCAATATCCAATGATCATGAAAACAACCACTTCTCACGAAGAAGGCTGTGAGCGTCATTGGAATATCTTAACCAAAGAGTTTATCTCTGATGATGCTGGTAATGTAACTGGTCTTCGTATTGCTGATATCGTTTGGCAAGACGCGAAACCAGGTGAACGTCCAGGATTTGATGAAGTCGCTGGTAGTGAGCGAGTGATCCCTTGTGATCAAGCATTCTTAGCGATGGGCTTCTTACATCCTGAACCTACAGGTGTATTAGCTCAACTAGATATTAAACTGGATGACCGTGGTAACGTAGCAACAGATGGCTATGCAACCAATCAAAAAGGTGTATTTGCTGCTGGTGATATGCGTACTGGTCAATCCCTGATTGTACGTTGTATTAATGAAGGCCGTGAATGTTCTAGAGAAGTAGATGCTTACCTTATGGGTAACTCGAATCTAGAAGCAAAAGCGGATTCGCTAATGCTATCTGCATCCTAG
- a CDS encoding putative lipoprotein: MIKIISIFSILLTLTACSKGIDNMPDKSKMMCADKPNCISTLETRADFSAAPFTLNNSDTKIESIAQIAEQLKGAKIAVISENYARIESTSTVFRFVDDLELRIEGSNLIVRSESRTGHSDFGVNKKRVEQLRELLLGKEIIL, from the coding sequence ATGATAAAAATAATCTCCATATTTTCAATATTGCTAACACTTACCGCCTGCAGTAAAGGGATCGACAATATGCCTGATAAATCAAAAATGATGTGTGCAGATAAACCTAATTGCATCTCTACACTAGAAACTAGAGCTGATTTCAGCGCTGCCCCTTTCACTCTAAATAACTCCGATACAAAAATAGAGTCTATCGCTCAAATAGCCGAGCAACTTAAAGGTGCAAAGATTGCAGTTATTAGCGAAAACTACGCCAGAATAGAATCGACAAGTACTGTCTTTCGCTTTGTCGATGATTTAGAACTTAGGATAGAAGGGAGCAACCTTATTGTTCGCTCTGAGTCTCGCACAGGTCATTCTGATTTTGGTGTAAATAAAAAACGCGTTGAACAATTAAGAGAATTACTTTTAGGGAAAGAGATAATCTTATAG
- the carA gene encoding carbamoyl-phosphate synthase small chain — translation MSKSALLVLEDGTVFRGQSIGADGSAVGEVVFNTSMTGYQEILTDPSYSQQIVTLTYPHIGNTGINSEDEESSSIHAQGLVIRDLPLLASNFRSEQTLSEYLKSQNIVGIADIDTRKLTRILREKGAQNGCIVAGNNLDEAFALAQAKEFPGLKGMDLAKEVTTSEAYQWKQGSWTLTGGLPEEKADSELPFHVVAYDFGAKRNILRMLVDRGCRLTVVPAQTSAEEVLAMNPDGVFLSNGPGDPAPCTYAIEATKVFLEKGLPIFGICLGHQILALASGAQTVKMKFGHHGANHPVKDLDRDVVMITAQNHGFAADEETLPANLRATHKSLFDGTLQGIHRTDKPAFSFQGHPEASPGPHDAAPLFNHFIELIQQHKA, via the coding sequence TTGAGTAAATCAGCGCTGTTAGTCCTAGAAGATGGGACAGTGTTCCGCGGTCAATCGATTGGAGCAGATGGCTCGGCCGTTGGTGAAGTCGTTTTTAATACCTCGATGACGGGGTACCAAGAAATTCTTACTGATCCTTCCTATTCTCAACAAATCGTTACTCTTACTTATCCTCACATTGGCAATACCGGAATCAATTCCGAAGATGAAGAATCTTCTTCTATCCACGCTCAAGGCCTTGTGATTCGCGATCTTCCTCTTCTAGCTTCAAACTTCCGCAGTGAACAAACTCTTTCTGAATATCTTAAATCTCAAAACATTGTCGGCATTGCTGATATCGATACGCGTAAGCTGACTCGAATTTTGCGTGAAAAAGGTGCTCAAAACGGTTGTATCGTAGCGGGCAACAACCTAGATGAAGCATTTGCACTTGCTCAAGCAAAAGAGTTCCCAGGTCTTAAGGGAATGGACTTAGCGAAAGAAGTAACGACTTCAGAAGCTTACCAATGGAAGCAAGGTTCTTGGACACTGACTGGCGGTCTGCCAGAAGAGAAAGCGGACAGCGAATTACCATTCCACGTTGTTGCTTACGATTTCGGTGCAAAACGTAACATCCTACGCATGTTAGTTGACCGCGGTTGTCGTCTAACGGTTGTTCCTGCTCAAACTTCAGCTGAAGAAGTGTTAGCAATGAATCCAGATGGCGTATTCCTATCAAATGGCCCTGGTGATCCAGCTCCATGTACTTACGCTATCGAAGCAACAAAAGTGTTCCTAGAAAAAGGCTTACCAATCTTTGGTATCTGTCTTGGTCACCAAATTCTTGCTCTAGCATCAGGTGCTCAAACCGTTAAGATGAAGTTTGGCCATCACGGTGCAAACCACCCTGTTAAAGATTTGGATCGTGATGTGGTAATGATTACTGCACAGAACCACGGTTTTGCGGCAGATGAAGAAACACTTCCTGCAAACCTACGTGCAACGCACAAATCACTGTTTGATGGCACGCTGCAAGGTATTCATCGCACAGACAAACCAGCATTCAGCTTCCAAGGTCACCCTGAAGCAAGCCCTGGTCCACATGATGCAGCGCCATTGTTTAACCATTTCATTGAATTGATTCAGCAGCATAAAGCTTAA
- the gltB gene encoding glutamate synthase, large subunit: protein MVDREQNTQGMYTPELEHDACGIGFVAHLKNRKSHDVVTQALDMLARMEHRGGQGCDPCSGDGAGILLQKPHEFLLEEAVKLGIKLPSFEKYGVGVVLFPKDEHKRQQCRDILERNAQRLDLEIIGYRVLPVDNSMLGDDPLSTEPQFEHVFISGGPSMTPEELERKLYVLRNYTVRVCLESISNIGDDFYINSLSYKTLVYKGQLTTEQVPQYFLDLQNPTMVTALALVHSRFSTNTFPRWRLAQPFRYIAHNGEINTVRGNLNWMKAREAIIESDLFSQQEMDMLLPICQEGSSDSSNFDMALELLVLSGRSLPHALMMMIPEAWQENKNMDPTRRAFYQYHANVMEPWDGPASVCFTDGVQVGATLDRNGLRPSRYTVTKDDFLVMASESGVVKIAPENIEFRGRLQPGRIFVADLEQGRIISDEEVKDGIAKSQPYEKWVEENLLSLNKLPEATNQFSQPSPERLLNRQQAFGVTSEEVNEIILPLAKTAYEPLTAMGADWPLAILSHQSQHLSNYFKQLFAQVTNPPIDPIRERMVMSLNTYLGKDQNLLAETPEHCQKVELESPVLSNSELEKLRAIDNEHLQAKTLDIVFQANEDSGKLERALKRICQYAEDAVIDGYSIILLTDRAVNSNHAAIPAMLAVGAVHHHLIRKGLRAKCDIVIETGDARETHHFATLVGYGANAVNPYLVIETIVELQRVKKLDPTVHPKELFDNYRKGVNGGLLKIFSKMGISTLQSYHGAQIFEALGISKSVVDKYFTGTVSRIQGLTIDDIAKEVLIRHRVGYPTREIPVQVLDVGGVYQWKQRGEKHLFNPETISLLQESTRNKDYGQFKKYAKAVDDQGDDAATLRSQLDFIKNPAGSIPLEEVEPIEKILKRFATGAMSFGSISHEAHSTLAVAMNRIGAKSNSGEGGEDPIRFEKKDNGDWERSAIKQVASGRFGVTSYYLTNADELQIKMAQGAKPGEGGQLPGDKVDDWIGATRHSTPGVGLISPPPHHDIYSIEDLAQLIYDLKNANRKGRVNVKLVSEAGVGTIASGVAKAKADVVLIAGFDGGTGASPMSSIRHTGLPWELGLAETHQTLLKNGLRNRIVVQSDGQMKTPRDLAVATLLGAEEWGVATAALVVEGCIMMRKCHKNTCPVGIATQNKTLRERFDGRVEDVVTFFQYMAEGLREVMAELGFRSIDEMVGQSHKLKVRDDIGHWKYKNLDLSPVLHVEQPRAEDGIYNQIKQQHNLEDVLDRKLIQVATPALEKGEAVTAEFDILNTDRSVGTMLSNEISKIYKDQGLPQPMNVKFNGSAGQSLGAFLAKGVKFEVEGDANDYWGKGLSGGTLVLYPNLKSTIVAEDNIVVGNVCFYGATSGESYIRGMAGERFCVRNSGARVVVEGVGDHGCEYMTGGVALILGSTGRNFAAGMSGGVAYVWDKSGDFESKLNSELVDLDPIEQEDKDLLLEMLTKHVEFTGSEVAQSFLDNFEANLASLAKVMPRDYKAVLQKRKAEAQQAQTEEVEAV from the coding sequence ATGGTAGATAGAGAGCAGAATACACAAGGCATGTATACTCCCGAGTTGGAGCATGATGCGTGTGGTATCGGTTTTGTCGCCCACCTCAAAAACCGTAAATCTCATGATGTGGTTACTCAAGCACTTGATATGCTTGCTCGTATGGAACACCGTGGTGGTCAAGGCTGTGATCCATGCAGTGGTGACGGCGCGGGTATTCTTTTACAAAAGCCTCATGAGTTTTTATTAGAAGAAGCCGTAAAACTTGGTATTAAACTGCCATCTTTTGAGAAATACGGTGTTGGTGTTGTGTTATTCCCTAAAGATGAGCATAAACGTCAACAATGTAGAGATATTTTAGAGCGTAATGCTCAACGTCTTGATTTAGAAATCATTGGTTATCGCGTTCTTCCTGTCGATAATTCAATGCTAGGCGACGATCCACTAAGTACAGAGCCTCAATTTGAGCATGTATTTATTTCTGGTGGCCCATCAATGACCCCAGAAGAGCTTGAACGTAAATTGTATGTTCTACGTAACTACACCGTTCGAGTCTGTTTGGAAAGTATTTCTAATATTGGTGATGATTTCTACATCAACTCTCTATCGTACAAAACACTTGTTTATAAAGGTCAATTAACGACTGAGCAAGTTCCACAGTACTTCCTAGACTTACAAAATCCAACGATGGTGACGGCATTAGCGCTGGTTCACTCTCGTTTCTCTACAAATACCTTCCCTCGCTGGCGTCTAGCTCAACCATTCCGTTACATTGCACATAATGGTGAGATCAACACAGTTCGTGGCAACTTGAACTGGATGAAAGCCCGTGAAGCGATTATAGAGTCTGATCTATTTAGCCAACAAGAAATGGATATGCTACTTCCGATTTGTCAGGAAGGCAGCTCAGATTCATCGAATTTCGATATGGCGCTAGAACTGCTTGTTCTGTCTGGCCGTAGCTTGCCACACGCATTAATGATGATGATCCCTGAAGCGTGGCAAGAAAATAAAAACATGGACCCTACCCGTCGCGCGTTCTATCAATACCACGCGAACGTAATGGAACCTTGGGATGGCCCTGCGTCTGTTTGTTTCACTGATGGTGTTCAAGTAGGTGCAACACTTGACCGTAATGGTCTGCGTCCTTCTCGTTATACCGTGACAAAAGATGACTTCCTTGTGATGGCATCTGAATCTGGTGTTGTAAAAATAGCACCAGAAAACATTGAATTCCGTGGTCGTCTGCAGCCAGGTCGTATCTTTGTTGCTGACTTAGAACAAGGCCGCATTATTTCTGATGAAGAAGTAAAAGATGGTATTGCGAAATCACAACCTTATGAAAAATGGGTTGAAGAGAACCTTCTAAGCTTAAATAAACTGCCTGAAGCAACAAACCAATTCAGCCAGCCTTCTCCTGAGCGCCTACTCAATCGTCAACAAGCGTTTGGTGTTACCTCTGAAGAAGTGAATGAGATCATCCTACCATTAGCGAAAACGGCTTATGAGCCACTAACTGCAATGGGTGCCGATTGGCCACTAGCGATCCTTTCTCATCAATCTCAGCATTTATCTAACTATTTTAAGCAGTTGTTTGCCCAAGTAACTAACCCACCGATCGACCCGATCCGTGAGCGTATGGTTATGTCGCTAAATACCTACTTAGGTAAAGACCAAAACTTACTTGCTGAAACGCCTGAGCATTGTCAGAAAGTCGAACTTGAATCACCGGTTCTTTCTAACTCTGAACTAGAAAAACTGCGTGCTATTGATAACGAACATCTACAAGCAAAAACACTGGATATCGTTTTCCAAGCCAATGAAGATTCAGGAAAGCTTGAGCGTGCACTTAAACGTATCTGTCAGTATGCTGAAGATGCAGTAATCGATGGTTACTCTATCATTCTACTAACAGACCGCGCTGTAAACTCAAACCACGCCGCTATCCCTGCAATGCTTGCCGTTGGTGCAGTTCATCATCACCTAATTCGTAAAGGGTTACGTGCTAAGTGTGACATCGTGATTGAAACGGGCGATGCTCGTGAAACTCATCACTTTGCAACCTTGGTTGGTTATGGCGCAAATGCGGTTAACCCATACTTAGTTATTGAAACCATTGTTGAACTTCAACGTGTTAAAAAGCTAGATCCGACGGTACATCCAAAAGAGTTATTTGATAACTACCGTAAAGGGGTTAACGGCGGCCTACTTAAGATTTTCTCTAAGATGGGTATTTCAACACTGCAGTCATACCATGGCGCTCAAATCTTTGAAGCACTTGGTATCAGTAAATCAGTGGTTGATAAGTACTTCACAGGGACCGTTTCTCGTATCCAAGGTCTAACGATTGATGATATCGCAAAAGAAGTGTTAATCCGTCACCGTGTTGGCTATCCAACTCGTGAGATCCCAGTTCAAGTACTTGATGTGGGTGGTGTATATCAGTGGAAACAACGTGGTGAGAAGCACCTGTTTAACCCTGAAACAATTTCTCTACTTCAAGAGTCAACTCGTAATAAAGATTACGGTCAATTTAAGAAATACGCGAAAGCAGTTGATGACCAAGGTGATGATGCAGCAACACTGCGTAGCCAATTAGATTTCATCAAAAATCCAGCAGGATCGATTCCTTTAGAAGAAGTAGAGCCTATTGAGAAAATCCTAAAACGTTTTGCTACTGGTGCAATGTCGTTTGGTTCTATCTCACACGAAGCTCACTCAACACTTGCTGTTGCTATGAACCGTATCGGCGCTAAATCTAACTCAGGTGAAGGTGGTGAAGACCCGATTCGTTTTGAGAAAAAAGACAATGGTGACTGGGAACGTTCAGCAATCAAACAAGTGGCTTCTGGTCGTTTTGGTGTGACATCTTACTACCTAACTAACGCTGATGAGCTACAAATAAAGATGGCTCAAGGTGCGAAACCTGGTGAAGGTGGTCAACTACCTGGTGATAAAGTCGATGATTGGATTGGTGCTACACGTCACTCAACTCCAGGAGTTGGTCTGATTTCACCACCGCCACATCATGATATTTATTCAATCGAAGATTTAGCACAGCTTATCTATGATCTGAAAAACGCCAACCGTAAAGGCCGCGTTAACGTTAAGTTAGTATCTGAAGCGGGTGTTGGTACTATCGCCTCTGGTGTAGCAAAAGCAAAAGCAGACGTTGTACTTATCGCTGGTTTCGATGGTGGTACAGGTGCATCTCCAATGTCTTCAATTCGTCATACTGGTCTTCCATGGGAGCTAGGTCTGGCAGAAACACACCAAACACTACTGAAAAATGGGTTACGTAACCGTATCGTTGTTCAGTCTGATGGCCAAATGAAAACACCTCGAGATCTTGCAGTAGCAACACTTCTTGGTGCTGAAGAATGGGGCGTTGCAACAGCAGCTCTTGTTGTTGAAGGCTGTATCATGATGCGTAAGTGTCATAAGAATACTTGTCCTGTTGGTATCGCAACACAAAACAAAACACTTCGTGAGCGCTTTGACGGTCGCGTAGAAGACGTAGTGACTTTCTTCCAGTACATGGCTGAAGGTCTACGTGAAGTAATGGCAGAACTTGGTTTCCGCTCTATTGATGAAATGGTTGGTCAATCTCATAAACTGAAAGTTCGTGATGATATCGGCCACTGGAAATACAAAAACTTAGATTTATCACCAGTACTACACGTTGAACAACCTCGTGCTGAAGATGGTATCTATAACCAAATTAAACAGCAGCATAATCTAGAAGACGTATTGGATCGTAAACTTATTCAAGTCGCTACTCCTGCACTTGAAAAAGGTGAAGCGGTTACTGCTGAATTCGATATCCTAAATACCGACCGAAGTGTAGGTACTATGCTGTCGAATGAGATTTCAAAAATCTATAAAGACCAAGGTTTACCGCAACCAATGAACGTGAAGTTCAACGGTTCTGCTGGTCAAAGTCTAGGTGCTTTCCTTGCTAAAGGGGTGAAATTTGAAGTCGAAGGCGATGCGAATGATTACTGGGGTAAAGGCTTATCTGGCGGTACGCTAGTGCTTTATCCAAACCTAAAATCAACGATTGTTGCTGAAGATAATATTGTTGTAGGTAACGTTTGTTTCTACGGTGCAACTTCTGGCGAATCTTATATTCGTGGTATGGCTGGTGAGCGTTTCTGTGTACGTAACTCAGGTGCAAGAGTTGTCGTTGAAGGTGTTGGTGACCACGGTTGTGAATACATGACTGGTGGTGTCGCACTAATCCTTGGCTCTACAGGTCGTAACTTTGCGGCAGGTATGAGTGGTGGTGTTGCCTATGTTTGGGATAAGTCTGGTGATTTTGAATCGAAACTCAATTCTGAACTTGTTGACCTAGACCCTATTGAACAAGAAGATAAAGATCTTCTATTAGAAATGCTAACTAAGCATGTTGAATTCACAGGAAGTGAAGTTGCTCAGTCTTTCCTAGATAACTTTGAAGCAAACTTGGCCTCTCTGGCTAAAGTGATGCCGCGTGATTACAAAGCGGTTCTTCAAAAGCGTAAAGCTGAAGCACAACAGGCACAAACGGAAGAAGTGGAGGCAGTATAA
- the carB gene encoding carbamoyl-phosphate synthase large chain, which produces MPKRTDIKSVLILGAGPIVIGQACEFDYSGAQACKALREEGYRVILVNSNPATIMTDPDMADATYIEPIHWEVVRNIIEKERPDAVLPTMGGQTALNCALDLEKHGVLAEFGVEMIGATADAIDKAEDRSRFDKAMKSIGLECPTADTAKTMEEAYKVLEMVGFPCIIRPSFTMGGTGGGIAYNKEEFEEICRGGLDLSPTNELLIDESLIGWKEYEMEVVRDKNDNCIIVCTIENFDAMGIHTGDSITVAPAQTLTDKEFQLMRNASLAVLREIGVETGGSNVQFGINPKDGRMVVIEMNPRVSRSSALASKATGFPIAKIAAKLAIGYTLDELMNDITGGATPASFEPTIDYVVTKIPRFNFEKFAGANDRLTTQMKSVGEVMAIGRNQQESLQKALRGLEVGADGFDEMVDLDAPDALTKIRHELKDAGAERIWYIADAFRAGMSVDGVFNLTNVDRWFLVQIEDLVKMEAEVKAGGFASLTADKLRQLKRKGFADARLSKLLGVAESEIRRLRDQHDIHPVYKRVDTCAAEFSSDTAYMYSSYDEECEANPTDKDKIMILGGGPNRIGQGIEFDYCCVHASLALREDGYETIMVNCNPETVSTDYDTSDRLYFEPVTLEDVLAIVRIEKPKGVIVQYGGQTPLKLARALEAAGVPIIGTSPDAIDRAEDRERFQVAVDRLELLQPENATVTTMEQAIEKSREIGFPLVVRPSYVLGGRAMEIVYDEQDLRRYFNEAVSVSNESPVLLDSFLDDAIEVDVDAICDGEQVVIAGIMEHIEQAGVHSGDSACSLPAYTLSEEIQDVMRDQVRKLAFELGVRGLMNTQFAVKDNKVYLIEVNPRAARTVPFVSKATGAPVAKIAARVMAGQSLESQGFTKEIIPPYFSVKEVVLPFNKFPGVDPLLGPEMRSTGEVMGVGVTFAEAFAKAELGCSKEYPEGGRALLSVREGDKKRVVDLAKHLVKIGYQLDATHGTAVILGEAGINPRLVNKVHEGRPHILDRIKNGEYTYIVNTASGRQAIEDSKLLRRGALAAKVNYTTTLNAAFASCLAHEADDRNTVNSVQELHAKVATKYA; this is translated from the coding sequence ATGCCAAAACGTACTGATATTAAAAGCGTTCTAATTCTAGGTGCAGGCCCAATCGTAATCGGCCAAGCATGTGAATTTGACTACTCTGGTGCACAAGCGTGTAAAGCACTTCGTGAAGAAGGCTACCGCGTTATTCTTGTGAACTCTAATCCAGCAACAATCATGACTGACCCAGACATGGCTGATGCAACGTATATTGAACCTATCCATTGGGAAGTGGTTCGTAACATCATCGAAAAAGAACGTCCAGATGCAGTCCTACCTACAATGGGTGGCCAAACGGCATTGAACTGTGCGCTTGATTTAGAAAAGCACGGTGTGCTTGCTGAGTTCGGTGTTGAGATGATTGGTGCAACGGCTGATGCAATTGATAAAGCAGAAGACCGTTCACGCTTCGATAAAGCAATGAAGTCAATTGGCCTTGAGTGTCCAACGGCTGATACTGCAAAGACAATGGAAGAAGCTTACAAAGTTCTTGAGATGGTAGGCTTCCCTTGTATCATTCGTCCATCATTTACGATGGGTGGTACGGGCGGTGGTATCGCGTATAACAAAGAAGAATTTGAAGAAATCTGTCGTGGTGGTTTGGATCTTTCTCCAACCAACGAGCTTTTAATCGATGAATCATTGATCGGTTGGAAAGAGTACGAGATGGAAGTGGTTCGTGATAAAAACGACAACTGTATCATCGTATGTACGATTGAAAACTTTGATGCAATGGGCATTCACACAGGTGATTCGATCACCGTGGCTCCAGCGCAAACGCTAACAGATAAAGAATTTCAACTAATGCGTAACGCATCTCTAGCAGTACTGCGTGAGATTGGTGTTGAAACAGGCGGCTCAAACGTACAGTTTGGTATCAACCCGAAAGATGGGCGTATGGTTGTTATCGAGATGAATCCACGTGTATCACGTTCATCAGCTCTAGCGTCTAAAGCAACTGGTTTCCCTATTGCAAAAATCGCAGCGAAACTTGCGATTGGTTATACGCTTGATGAGTTAATGAATGACATCACTGGTGGTGCAACTCCAGCATCATTTGAACCAACAATCGATTATGTTGTTACTAAGATCCCTCGTTTTAACTTCGAAAAATTCGCAGGTGCTAACGATCGTCTAACAACACAAATGAAATCTGTTGGTGAAGTTATGGCTATCGGTCGTAACCAACAAGAGTCATTACAAAAAGCACTTCGTGGCCTAGAAGTTGGCGCGGATGGTTTTGATGAAATGGTTGATCTTGATGCACCTGATGCATTAACTAAGATCCGTCACGAATTGAAAGATGCAGGTGCTGAACGTATCTGGTACATCGCCGATGCATTCCGTGCTGGTATGTCAGTTGATGGTGTATTTAACTTAACTAACGTTGACCGTTGGTTCTTAGTTCAAATCGAAGATTTAGTTAAGATGGAAGCTGAAGTTAAAGCGGGCGGTTTCGCTAGCTTAACAGCAGACAAACTTCGTCAACTAAAACGAAAAGGTTTTGCTGATGCTCGTTTATCTAAACTATTAGGTGTAGCTGAAAGTGAAATTCGTCGTCTACGTGACCAACATGATATTCACCCAGTTTACAAACGTGTAGATACATGTGCTGCTGAGTTCTCATCAGATACGGCTTACATGTACTCATCTTACGATGAAGAGTGTGAAGCAAATCCAACAGATAAAGATAAGATCATGATCTTAGGCGGCGGTCCAAACCGTATCGGCCAAGGTATTGAATTTGATTACTGTTGTGTACACGCATCATTAGCACTTCGTGAAGATGGTTACGAAACAATCATGGTTAACTGTAACCCTGAAACTGTTTCTACTGATTACGATACGTCTGACCGTCTGTACTTTGAACCAGTAACTCTGGAAGATGTATTAGCTATCGTTCGTATTGAAAAACCAAAAGGTGTTATCGTTCAGTACGGTGGTCAAACACCACTTAAACTAGCTCGTGCGCTTGAAGCTGCTGGTGTTCCAATTATCGGTACAAGCCCAGACGCTATCGACCGTGCAGAAGACCGTGAGCGTTTCCAAGTTGCAGTAGACCGTTTAGAACTTCTACAGCCAGAAAATGCAACGGTAACAACAATGGAACAAGCGATTGAAAAATCTCGTGAAATCGGTTTCCCATTAGTTGTTCGTCCTTCTTATGTTCTTGGTGGTCGTGCGATGGAAATCGTATACGATGAGCAAGACTTACGTCGTTACTTCAATGAAGCCGTTAGTGTTTCAAATGAATCTCCAGTACTTCTTGATAGCTTCCTAGATGATGCAATCGAAGTTGATGTAGATGCTATCTGTGACGGTGAGCAAGTAGTTATCGCTGGTATCATGGAGCACATCGAGCAAGCGGGCGTTCACTCAGGTGACTCAGCGTGTTCTCTTCCTGCTTATACATTAAGCGAAGAAATCCAAGATGTAATGCGTGATCAAGTACGTAAGCTAGCATTCGAGCTAGGTGTACGTGGCTTAATGAATACACAGTTTGCTGTTAAAGATAACAAAGTATATCTAATTGAAGTGAACCCACGTGCTGCACGTACGGTTCCATTCGTATCTAAAGCAACAGGTGCGCCAGTTGCTAAGATTGCTGCACGTGTAATGGCTGGCCAATCTCTAGAGTCACAAGGCTTTACGAAAGAGATTATCCCACCTTACTTCTCAGTAAAAGAAGTGGTATTACCGTTCAACAAATTCCCTGGCGTTGACCCACTGTTAGGTCCTGAAATGCGCTCAACAGGTGAAGTTATGGGTGTTGGTGTAACATTTGCTGAAGCATTTGCTAAAGCAGAATTAGGTTGTAGCAAAGAATACCCTGAAGGCGGTCGTGCATTACTTTCTGTTCGTGAAGGCGATAAGAAACGTGTTGTAGATTTAGCAAAACACCTTGTTAAAATTGGCTACCAATTAGATGCTACACACGGTACTGCGGTTATTCTTGGCGAAGCGGGTATTAACCCTCGTCTAGTAAACAAGGTACACGAAGGTCGCCCTCACATTCTTGACCGTATCAAGAATGGCGAATACACCTACATCGTAAATACGGCATCTGGTCGTCAAGCGATTGAAGATTCTAAACTTCTTCGTCGTGGTGCACTTGCAGCTAAAGTTAACTACACAACAACGCTAAATGCAGCATTTGCTAGCTGTTTAGCACATGAAGCGGATGACCGTAATACGGTTAACTCTGTTCAAGAGCTACACGCTAAAGTAGCAACTAAATACGCTTAA